The following proteins come from a genomic window of Populus alba chromosome 12, ASM523922v2, whole genome shotgun sequence:
- the LOC118044377 gene encoding nuclear pore complex protein NUP93A — protein sequence MGSEQDMSNWTDLLHSSTKLVEQAAPSAQFPPLQRNLDQLEALSKKLKAKTIRTEAPSQSIAATRLLAREGINAEQLARDLKSFELKTTFEDVFPAEATSVEEYLQQVHEMAMVSAIQEAQKDNVRSFNDYMMKVLEEDWQKERRDFLQSLSRISSLPKTNLVDTSTGVTRSRQIASLASSPHVSSGSSGMENLPLANKSSVEKKASAYAEAVKNLNRAREHGSQFKPATAFKGAYESLGAEVSGGKSVNMQKIWHLVQTLVGENTTMKQSLSRKMSLVIGARRHLEWGHEKYIMDTIQNHPAQAALGGAVGNLQRVRAFLRIRLRDYGVLDFDAGDTHRQPPVDTTWQQIYFCLRTGYYEEARTVALSSRASLQFAPMLMEWINSGGMVPMDIAAAASEECEKMLRMGDRVGRAAYDKKKLLLYAVVSGCRRQIDHLLRDLPTLFNTIEDFLWFKLSAVRDYPAGTSTLVLNESLVPYSLEDLQAYLNKFEPSYYTKNGKDPLVYPYILLLSVQMLPAILYLSREAADEGYDIDAVHISIALADHGVLTEGGGAGQKLGVMDAYAEVSSIIRQYGSVYLHHGNLSMALEYYAQAAATVGGGETSWTGRCNIDQQRQRSLMLKQLLTELLLRDGGIYFLLGPRGAGEEGELARFLIDFQARQQFLLEAARKCQEAGLDEKSIEIQKRVGAFAMALDTINKSLSEAICALSRGRLDGESRTAGLINSGNEILVTFKYYPDFSFQERDLVLEQETVLRQLEAILSVLKLARLGHFLDALRELAKLPFLPLDPRVPDITVDVLQNLSPRVQDCVPDLLKVALTCLDNVTDSDGSLRAMKAKITQFIANNMSRNWPRDLYEKVARSL from the exons ATGGGTAGCGAACAGGACATGAGTAACTGGACTGATCTGCTTCACTCCTCTACTAAGCTTGTCGAACAAGCCGCTCCTTCTGCTCAGTTCCCTCCTCTTCAg AGAAACTTAGATCAATTAGAAGCATTATCAAAGAAACTCAAGGCGAAAACCATAAGAACTGAGGCTCCTTCGCAATCTATTGCCGCTACAAG GCTTCTTGCACGTGAAGGGATAAATGCAGAGCAGCTTGCTCGAGATCTTAAGTCTTTTGAATTGAAG ACAACATTTGAGGATGTGTTTCCTGCCGAGGCAACAAGTGTTGAGGAGTATCTACAACAG GTTCATGAAATGGCAATGGTATCAGCCATTCAGGAAGCTCAGAAGGATAACGTAAGAAGTTTTAATGATTACATGATGAAAGTTTTGGAG GAGGATTGGCAAAAGGAAAGACGTGACTTTCTTCAGAGCTTGAGCCGAATTTCATCATTACCCAAGACTAACTTAGTTGATACAAGCACTGGGGTTACTCGTTCTCGTCAAATAGCTTCTCTGGCTTCCAGCCCTCATGTTTCTTCTGGCTCATCTGGCATGGAAAATTTACCTTTAGCTAACAAATCCTCTGTGGAGAAAAAAGCTTCAGCATATGCTGAGGCTGTGAAGAATCTGAACCGTGCACGAGAGCATGGCTCACAGTTTAAA CCTGCAACAGCTTTCAAGGGTGCTTATGAAAGCTTAGGTGCTGAAGTATCAGGTGGAAAATCTGTTAACATGCAAAAGATATGGCATCTTGTTCAG ACTTTGGTGGGTGAAAATACAACCATGAAACAGAGTCTTTCAAGGAAAATGTCGTTAGTGATTGGTGCAAGGCGCCATCTTGAATGGGGCCATGAAAAATACATCATGGATACAATACAAAATCATCCTGCTCAG GCTGCTCTTGGTGGAGCTGTTGGGAATTTACAAAGAGTTCGTGCATTTCTCCGG ATTCGATTGAGGGATTATGGAGTTCTGGATTTTGATGCTGGTGATACTCATAGGCAGCCTCCTGTTGATACCACTTGGCAGCAG ATCTATTTTTGCTTGAGAACTGGGTACTATGAGGAAGCGAGAACTGTTGCCCTGTCTTCCCGTGCTTCACTCCAATTTGCTCCAATG CTCATGGAGTGGATCAACTCTGGAGGTATGGTGCCTATGGACATTGCAGCTGCTGCTTCAGAAGAATGTGAGAAAATGTTAAGAATGGGTGATCGAGTGGGTCGAGCTGCATATGACAAGAAAAAGTTGTTGCTCTATGCTGTAGTATCTGGTTGCCGCAGGCAGATTGACCACCTGTTGAGAGATCTTCCAACCCTTTTCAATACTATAGAGGATTTTCTGTGGTTCAAATTATCAGCTGTACGAGATTACCCTGCTGGGACCTCGACTCTGGTCCTGAATGAAAGCTTGGTACCATACAGTTTGGAGGATTTGCAGGCATACTTGAATAAATTTGAGCCATCATATTACACAAAAAATGGGAAAGACCCTCTCGTGTACCCTTATATATTACTTTTAAGTGTCCAGATGCTACCAGCTATCTTATATCTGTCTAGGGAAGCTGCAGATGAAGGATATGATATTGATGCAGTCCATATATCAATTGCACTAGCAGACCATGGGGTTCTTACTGAAGGTGGTGGAGCTGGGCAAAAACTCGGGGTAATGGATGCTTATGCAGAGGTCTCTAGCATAATTAGGCAGTATGGATCTGTATATTTACATCATGGAAATCTCTCAATGGCACTAGAGTATTATGCCCAAGCTGCAGCCACAGTAGGTGGTGGAGAAACATCATGGACTGGGAGATGTAATATTGATCAGCAGAGGCAGAGAAGCTTGATGTTGAAGCAGCTCCTCACTGAGCTTCTGCTAAGGGATGGtggtatttattttcttctggGTCCAAGAGGTGCTGGAGAAGAAGGTGAATTGGCACGATTTTTGATCGATTTCCAAGCAAGACAACAATTTCTACTTGAAGCTGCTCGCAAGTGTCAAGAGGCTGGACTAGATGAAAAG TCTATAGAAATTCAGAAGAGAGTTGGGGCATTTGCCATGGCTTTAGATACAATCAACAAGTCCCTGTCAGAAGCAATTTGCGCGCTATCACGTGGTAGATTGGATGGTGAGAGCCGAACTGCTGGTCTCATTAATTCTGGCAATGAGATTCTCGTGACCTTTAAGTATTATCCCGATTTCAG TTTTCAAGAAAGAGACCTTGTCCTAGAGCAAGAAACCGTGTTGAGACAGCTTGAGGCGATATTATCTGTTCTCAAGTTGGCAAGACTGGGTCATTTTCTTGATGCTTTAAGGGAGCTTGCCAAACTTCCTTTTCTTCCATTGGATCCACGAGTGCCAGATATCACTGTTGATGTTCTTCAGAATTTATCCCCTCGTGTTCAGGATTGTGTGCCAGACCTTTTGAAGGTTGCTTTAACATGTTTGGATAATGTGACAGATTCTGATGGATCACTTCGTGCCATGAAAGCaaag ATTACACAGTTTATTGCAAACAATATGAGTCGGAACTGGCCTCGGGATTTGTACGAGAAGGTTGCTCGAAGTTTGTGA